From a region of the Rhinolophus sinicus isolate RSC01 linkage group LG04, ASM3656204v1, whole genome shotgun sequence genome:
- the ERI1 gene encoding 3'-5' exoribonuclease 1 isoform X1, producing MEDEQSKQAGGEAVAPALQESPRLESREERQHPHPEKKQRCRFDGQETKGSKFITSNSSDFSDPVYKEIAITNGCINRMSKEELRAKLSEFKLETRGVKDVLKKRLKNYYKKQKLMLKESNCADSYYDYICIIDFEATCEEGNPPEFIHEIIEFPVVLLNTHTLEIEDTFQQYVRPEINTQLSDFCISLTGITQDQVDGADTFPQVLKKVIDWMKVKELGTKYKYCILTDGSWDMSKFLNIQCRLSRLKYPPFAKKWINIRKSYGNFYKVPRSQTKLTIMLEKLGMDYDGRPHSGLDDSKNIARIAIRMLQDGCELRINEKMHAGQLMSVSSSLPIEGTPPPQMPHSRK from the exons ATGGAGGATGAGCAGAGCAAACAGGCAGGTGGCGAGGCCGTGGCTCCCGCACTGCAGGAGTCGCCGCGGTTGGAGTCTAGGGAGGAGCGGCAGCATCCGCATCCCGAG AAAAAGCAACGATGTAGATTTGATGGCCAAGAAACAAAAGGATCTAAGTTCATTACCTCCAATTCCAGTGATTTCAGTGACCCAGTTTATAAAGAGATTGCTATTACGAATGGTTGCATTAATAGAATGAGTAAGGAAGAACTCAGAGCTAAACTTTCAGAATTCAAGCTTGAAACcag AGGAGTAAAGGATGTACTAAAGAAGAGGCTGAAAAACTACTATAAGAAGCAGAAGCTGATGTTGAAAGAAAGCAATTGTGCCGACAGTTATTATGACTACATTTGTATTATTGACTTTGAAGCCACTTGTGAAGAGGGTAACCCACCTGAATTCATACATGAAATAATTGAATTTCCTGTTGTTTTACTGAATACTCATACCTTAGAAATA GAAGATACATTTCAGCAGTATGTGAGACCAGAGATTAACACACAACTTTCTGATTTCTGCATCAGTCTAACTGGAATTACTCAG GATCAGGTAGACGGAGCTGATACCTTCCCTCAGGTACTGAAGAAAGTAATTGACTGGATGAAAGTGAAGGAATTAGGAACAAAGTATAAATATTGCATATTAACAGATGG TTCATGGGATATGAGTAAGTTCCTGAACATTCAGTGCCGGCTAAGCAGGCTCAAATATCCTCCTTTTGCTAAAAAGTGGATCAATATTCGAAAGTCATATGGAAACTTTTACAAG gTTCCTAGAAGCCAAACCAAACTAACAATCATGCTTGAAAAACTAGGAATGGATTATGATGGGCGGCCTCACAGTGGCCTTGACGACTCTAAGAATATTGCCCGAATAGCAATTCGAATGCTTCAGGATGGATGTGAACTCCGAATTAATGAGAAAATGCATGCAGGACAGCTAATGAGTGTGTCCTCCTCACTACCAATAGAGGGCACTCCACCTCCACAAATGCCACATTCTAGAAAATGA
- the ERI1 gene encoding 3'-5' exoribonuclease 1 isoform X2 codes for MEIIVNFNEVKALDCGGGIQIRKKQRCRFDGQETKGSKFITSNSSDFSDPVYKEIAITNGCINRMSKEELRAKLSEFKLETRGVKDVLKKRLKNYYKKQKLMLKESNCADSYYDYICIIDFEATCEEGNPPEFIHEIIEFPVVLLNTHTLEIEDTFQQYVRPEINTQLSDFCISLTGITQDQVDGADTFPQVLKKVIDWMKVKELGTKYKYCILTDGSWDMSKFLNIQCRLSRLKYPPFAKKWINIRKSYGNFYKVPRSQTKLTIMLEKLGMDYDGRPHSGLDDSKNIARIAIRMLQDGCELRINEKMHAGQLMSVSSSLPIEGTPPPQMPHSRK; via the exons AAAAAGCAACGATGTAGATTTGATGGCCAAGAAACAAAAGGATCTAAGTTCATTACCTCCAATTCCAGTGATTTCAGTGACCCAGTTTATAAAGAGATTGCTATTACGAATGGTTGCATTAATAGAATGAGTAAGGAAGAACTCAGAGCTAAACTTTCAGAATTCAAGCTTGAAACcag AGGAGTAAAGGATGTACTAAAGAAGAGGCTGAAAAACTACTATAAGAAGCAGAAGCTGATGTTGAAAGAAAGCAATTGTGCCGACAGTTATTATGACTACATTTGTATTATTGACTTTGAAGCCACTTGTGAAGAGGGTAACCCACCTGAATTCATACATGAAATAATTGAATTTCCTGTTGTTTTACTGAATACTCATACCTTAGAAATA GAAGATACATTTCAGCAGTATGTGAGACCAGAGATTAACACACAACTTTCTGATTTCTGCATCAGTCTAACTGGAATTACTCAG GATCAGGTAGACGGAGCTGATACCTTCCCTCAGGTACTGAAGAAAGTAATTGACTGGATGAAAGTGAAGGAATTAGGAACAAAGTATAAATATTGCATATTAACAGATGG TTCATGGGATATGAGTAAGTTCCTGAACATTCAGTGCCGGCTAAGCAGGCTCAAATATCCTCCTTTTGCTAAAAAGTGGATCAATATTCGAAAGTCATATGGAAACTTTTACAAG gTTCCTAGAAGCCAAACCAAACTAACAATCATGCTTGAAAAACTAGGAATGGATTATGATGGGCGGCCTCACAGTGGCCTTGACGACTCTAAGAATATTGCCCGAATAGCAATTCGAATGCTTCAGGATGGATGTGAACTCCGAATTAATGAGAAAATGCATGCAGGACAGCTAATGAGTGTGTCCTCCTCACTACCAATAGAGGGCACTCCACCTCCACAAATGCCACATTCTAGAAAATGA